The Halorhabdus sp. BNX81 genome includes a region encoding these proteins:
- a CDS encoding sensor domain-containing protein, producing MSVLDSRSLAISDDGLGIVLHPGPYKRLVYHVLGFPLGILSFLGVVIGVSLGLALSVLFVGIAILAGTVGFLRCLTIVEARLAATFLDETIQSPWKLDTSPSEPISHVRNACTDEQTWRACAFALVRLPVGAIQFTVAVTLTALSLALVTAPLHYDGVQIFQFGPWWHLGSLLEALLAVPVGVLLWAFSLHVFELLATGMERFARTLLTPVE from the coding sequence ATGTCCGTCCTCGATAGCAGGTCCCTCGCCATCTCCGACGACGGTCTCGGTATCGTCCTCCATCCCGGGCCGTACAAACGGCTCGTGTATCACGTGCTGGGCTTTCCGCTCGGCATCCTCTCGTTTCTCGGCGTCGTGATCGGGGTTTCGCTTGGGCTCGCCCTCTCGGTTCTGTTCGTCGGCATCGCGATCCTCGCCGGGACGGTCGGCTTCCTGCGTTGCCTCACGATCGTCGAGGCACGCCTGGCCGCGACATTCCTCGACGAGACGATCCAGTCCCCGTGGAAGCTGGATACCTCCCCTTCGGAGCCCATTTCCCACGTTCGGAATGCGTGCACCGATGAGCAGACCTGGCGCGCGTGTGCCTTCGCGCTGGTTCGGCTGCCAGTCGGCGCAATCCAGTTCACCGTCGCCGTGACGCTCACTGCGCTTTCGCTGGCGCTGGTGACCGCACCGTTGCACTACGATGGCGTTCAGATCTTTCAGTTCGGGCCGTGGTGGCACCTGGGGTCGCTCCTGGAAGCGTTGCTCGCGGTTCCCGTCGGCGTGTTGCTCTGGGCCTTCTCGCTGCACGTTTTCGAACTGCTCGCCACCGGCATGGAACGGTTCGCGCGTACATTGTTGACGCCCGTCGAGTAG
- a CDS encoding helix-turn-helix domain-containing protein — protein MTGELSDSTAEDRSVVEEVVELLETLDFTEYEARCFVGLERLCQGTAKEVSEVADVPRARVYDCMDGLKERGLVDVQQGTPREFRAVDPDEAVSMLDRRLSTVLDRIGTLLPRLQSPAADEEDGDVWVMEGDAEVSERMEGLLDDATDEVLLAIAVEELLTDELLTALRAASDRGVDIVIGSPAEPVRERLRTALPDARVLETWTWWDSHPIQPGAVSAILMVDGAQLLVSADIQTSLPGVRKHRAVWTDGDTAPLVGMMRPLLADAIQRGGERAEATS, from the coding sequence ATGACAGGGGAACTATCTGATTCGACTGCGGAGGATCGATCCGTCGTCGAGGAGGTCGTCGAGTTGCTCGAAACGCTTGATTTTACCGAGTATGAGGCACGCTGTTTCGTCGGGCTGGAGCGTCTCTGCCAGGGGACGGCAAAGGAAGTCAGCGAGGTCGCCGACGTCCCGCGCGCTCGTGTCTATGACTGTATGGACGGGCTCAAAGAGCGGGGGCTGGTCGATGTTCAGCAGGGGACCCCCCGGGAGTTCCGGGCCGTCGATCCCGACGAGGCGGTATCGATGCTCGACCGCCGTCTGTCGACGGTACTCGATCGGATCGGCACGCTGCTCCCCCGACTCCAGTCGCCGGCGGCCGACGAGGAGGACGGCGACGTCTGGGTCATGGAGGGCGACGCGGAGGTCAGCGAGCGCATGGAAGGCCTGCTCGACGACGCGACCGACGAGGTCTTGCTCGCCATCGCGGTCGAGGAGTTGCTGACCGACGAGTTGCTCACGGCGCTGCGGGCGGCCAGCGATCGCGGTGTCGACATCGTGATCGGCTCACCCGCCGAGCCCGTTCGCGAGCGGCTTCGCACGGCCCTGCCCGACGCCCGCGTGCTGGAAACCTGGACGTGGTGGGACTCCCACCCGATCCAACCCGGTGCCGTCAGCGCGATCCTCATGGTCGACGGCGCTCAGTTGCTCGTCAGTGCCGACATCCAGACGTCGCTGCCCGGCGTCCGCAAACACCGCGCGGTCTGGACCGACGGCGATACCGCCCCGCTCGTTGGCATGATGCGCCCACTGCTCGCCGACGCGATCCAGCGCGGCGGAGAACGAGCGGAAGCGACGTCGTGA
- a CDS encoding GNAT family N-acetyltransferase, producing MAIRTAQDGDLVGVLNVLDGADLATDHDQVQTAIERGDVFVAVPDEDRDGSPVVGAVVLDGEEIVNVAVRRRRRDQGIGSVLVERAMQERERLVAEFDTDVRPFYESLGFDIAAAGDGRCRGVWRLGDGG from the coding sequence ATGGCGATTCGCACCGCCCAGGATGGCGATCTCGTCGGTGTCTTGAACGTCCTCGACGGGGCCGACCTGGCGACTGACCACGACCAGGTACAGACAGCCATCGAGCGTGGGGATGTCTTCGTCGCTGTACCGGACGAGGATCGGGACGGTTCGCCAGTCGTCGGTGCGGTGGTACTCGACGGCGAGGAAATCGTGAACGTGGCCGTGCGCCGGCGACGTCGGGATCAGGGGATCGGAAGTGTACTCGTCGAGCGAGCGATGCAGGAGCGGGAACGACTCGTCGCCGAGTTCGATACCGATGTGCGGCCGTTTTACGAGTCGCTGGGGTTCGACATCGCGGCGGCGGGTGACGGGCGGTGTCGAGGCGTGTGGCGGTTGGGCGACGGCGGATAG
- the fer gene encoding ferredoxin Fer, whose product MPKVEYLNFDVVDENGWDIEDENIFEKAAAADLDDEDYGVLEVEEGEFILDAAEDEGYHWPFYCREGKCAVCGARVLDGEIEMPDQEIITEQEKKEGNVRLTCGGTPVEDDTKIIYNAKHLNLDWYSYV is encoded by the coding sequence ATGCCTAAAGTAGAATACCTCAATTTCGACGTGGTCGACGAGAACGGCTGGGACATCGAGGACGAGAACATTTTCGAGAAGGCTGCCGCTGCCGACCTCGACGACGAGGATTACGGCGTCCTGGAGGTCGAGGAGGGCGAGTTCATTCTCGATGCGGCCGAAGACGAGGGATACCACTGGCCGTTTTACTGCCGGGAGGGGAAATGTGCGGTCTGTGGGGCACGGGTACTCGATGGGGAAATCGAAATGCCCGATCAAGAAATCATCACAGAGCAGGAGAAAAAAGAGGGCAACGTTCGACTGACCTGTGGAGGCACGCCGGTCGAAGACGACACGAAGATCATCTACAACGCCAAACATCTGAATCTGGATTGGTATAGCTACGTTTAG
- a CDS encoding TFIIB-type zinc ribbon-containing protein: protein MSGTNSVRTVSEHRATERNAESKQSGRVETCPECGGTVTTDDGRGERVCEQCGVVVESDAIDHGPEWRAFTPAEKDERSRVGSPTTKLLHDEGLSTSIGWADKDASGRTLSSSQREKMSRLRVWDERFRATDSRDRNLKQALGEIDRMASALGLPENVRETASVIYRRALDENLLPGRSIEGMATASLYAAARQAGTPRSLDEFEPISRVRRQKYSRAYRYLARQLELGIAPADPAEYLPRFTSDLELGDELERQARELLSELKKTGEHSGKNPTGLAAGAIYAAGLLTGDRITQQEVAETADVSEVTIRDRYSELLEALEGDQIDARSERGGN, encoded by the coding sequence ATGTCAGGAACCAATTCGGTACGAACGGTATCCGAGCACCGCGCAACCGAGCGGAACGCCGAAAGCAAGCAGTCCGGCCGGGTCGAGACCTGTCCGGAGTGTGGCGGGACAGTCACAACCGACGACGGGCGTGGCGAGCGTGTCTGCGAGCAGTGTGGTGTCGTCGTCGAGAGTGACGCGATCGATCATGGGCCGGAGTGGCGGGCGTTTACCCCCGCCGAGAAGGACGAACGGAGCCGGGTCGGGTCGCCGACGACGAAGCTCCTCCACGACGAGGGGCTCTCGACGAGCATCGGCTGGGCGGACAAGGACGCAAGCGGCCGCACGCTCTCGTCGTCCCAGCGCGAGAAGATGAGTCGGCTTCGGGTCTGGGACGAGCGCTTTCGTGCGACGGACTCCCGGGATCGCAATCTCAAGCAAGCGCTTGGCGAAATCGACCGGATGGCCAGTGCGCTTGGCCTCCCGGAGAACGTTCGGGAAACCGCGAGCGTGATCTATCGCCGGGCCTTGGACGAGAATCTCCTGCCCGGTCGGTCGATCGAGGGGATGGCGACGGCGTCGCTGTATGCCGCCGCCCGCCAGGCCGGGACGCCCCGGAGTCTCGACGAGTTCGAGCCCATCAGTCGCGTCCGCCGCCAGAAGTATTCCCGCGCCTATCGGTATCTTGCCCGCCAACTCGAACTCGGGATCGCCCCGGCCGATCCGGCGGAGTACCTGCCGCGGTTCACGTCCGACCTCGAACTGGGCGATGAACTCGAACGACAGGCACGGGAACTACTCTCGGAACTCAAAAAGACGGGCGAACACAGCGGGAAAAACCCGACCGGCCTTGCTGCCGGTGCGATCTACGCCGCCGGACTGCTGACCGGTGACCGCATCACCCAGCAGGAAGTCGCCGAGACGGCCGACGTCAGCGAAGTCACGATCCGGGACCGGTACTCCGAGTTGCTCGAAGCCCTCGAAGGCGATCAGATCGACGCTCGCAGCGAACGCGGCGGGAACTGA
- a CDS encoding replication factor C small subunit: MSEAESTRAGRQEVWIEKYRPQTLEDIAGHEAIVERLGSYVSRNDLSHMLFAGPAGVGKTTAATAIARELYGEDWEENFLELNASDERGIDVVRDRVKSFARTSFGGYDYRIIFLDEADALCVPPGTEVVTGYPSKPEVKNIEDVAEDGEPIPSVDFETNEIQSDKGHRVDSGVADFFELELADGRTIQASLSHPFFVVDEGGKLVEKELQELEPGDEIADFKDDIGVSRCESCSDWTAGRFCSVSCKDQGHSREMQGEGNPMYGTEWSAERREKIVEKLSDGRLEGEDNPNYGGDFHGVSVWEMDEESIERFCDNLSEKRSGTSWDEWVVDADPEAVKERIGRSSAQWWANLDEDRKDEIVQKATEACEYPVCDITGDNNPMRDPEVAQKVSEALQGHEPTGGNIRHSDELGHLVRSDWEYEVAKALQDAGVEYEYEPEFELSESVFHPDFLIGDTVVEVKGSAKLWGQTEKVKEFLETYGEEYTFVVVGDGELPHHEHYERDEFEPALVTDGGLEAVETVTVRNIEYSHRGKAYNISMEGTPNFMLANGILTHNTSDAQSALRRTMEQFSNNVRFILSCNYSSQIIDPIQSRCAVFRFSPLADEAVEAQIRQIAQEEVIDVTEDGIEALVYVAGGDMRKAINGLQAASMSGDTVTEEAVFEITSTARPEDIREMVDLALDGDFTAARSRLDTLLTEEGIAGGDIIDQLHRTVWEFDLSDAAAVRVLDRVGEADYRITEGASERIQLEALLASLALDGRE, translated from the coding sequence ATGAGCGAGGCCGAGTCAACCCGGGCGGGTCGACAGGAAGTCTGGATCGAGAAGTACCGCCCACAAACCCTCGAAGACATCGCGGGCCACGAGGCCATCGTCGAGCGACTGGGCAGCTACGTCTCACGCAACGACCTCAGCCACATGCTGTTCGCCGGGCCGGCCGGCGTCGGCAAGACGACCGCTGCGACCGCCATCGCCCGCGAACTCTACGGCGAGGACTGGGAGGAGAACTTCCTCGAACTCAACGCCTCTGACGAGCGCGGGATCGACGTCGTTCGCGACCGCGTCAAGAGTTTCGCGCGCACTTCTTTTGGCGGCTACGACTACCGAATTATATTCCTCGACGAGGCCGACGCACTATGCGTGCCGCCTGGAACTGAGGTTGTTACGGGATATCCGTCAAAACCGGAGGTAAAAAATATCGAAGACGTGGCGGAAGACGGAGAGCCGATTCCATCCGTCGATTTCGAGACCAACGAGATCCAATCCGACAAGGGACACCGTGTCGATTCCGGCGTCGCGGATTTCTTTGAACTCGAACTTGCGGATGGACGGACCATCCAGGCGAGCCTCTCGCATCCGTTTTTCGTGGTCGATGAAGGTGGGAAACTCGTCGAGAAAGAGCTACAGGAACTGGAGCCGGGTGACGAGATCGCGGACTTCAAAGACGACATCGGCGTTTCGCGGTGTGAATCCTGTAGCGACTGGACCGCGGGACGGTTCTGTTCGGTTTCCTGCAAGGACCAGGGACACAGTCGTGAGATGCAAGGTGAGGGCAATCCCATGTATGGGACGGAGTGGTCCGCGGAACGACGCGAGAAAATCGTTGAGAAGCTCTCCGACGGGAGACTTGAAGGTGAAGACAACCCGAACTACGGGGGCGATTTCCACGGTGTCTCCGTCTGGGAAATGGACGAAGAAAGCATCGAACGCTTCTGTGACAATCTTAGCGAGAAACGATCCGGGACTTCGTGGGACGAGTGGGTCGTTGACGCCGACCCCGAAGCGGTGAAAGAAAGGATCGGTCGGTCGAGCGCGCAGTGGTGGGCGAATCTGGACGAGGACAGGAAAGACGAAATCGTCCAAAAAGCGACCGAGGCGTGTGAGTACCCGGTCTGTGACATCACCGGCGATAACAACCCGATGCGTGACCCCGAGGTCGCACAGAAGGTTTCGGAAGCGTTGCAGGGGCACGAACCAACCGGCGGGAACATCAGACACAGCGACGAACTCGGCCATCTCGTCCGATCCGACTGGGAGTACGAGGTCGCGAAGGCGTTGCAGGATGCAGGCGTCGAATACGAGTACGAACCGGAGTTTGAACTCTCCGAATCAGTGTTCCATCCCGATTTCCTTATCGGCGATACCGTCGTGGAGGTCAAAGGCTCCGCCAAGTTGTGGGGCCAGACCGAGAAGGTGAAGGAATTCCTGGAAACGTACGGTGAGGAGTACACGTTTGTCGTCGTCGGGGACGGCGAACTTCCGCATCACGAACACTACGAGAGAGACGAGTTCGAACCTGCTCTCGTGACCGACGGTGGACTGGAGGCCGTCGAAACGGTCACGGTTCGAAATATCGAATACAGCCATCGTGGGAAGGCGTACAACATCAGCATGGAGGGGACGCCGAACTTCATGCTCGCCAATGGGATTTTGACCCACAATACTAGCGACGCCCAGTCAGCGCTTCGCCGGACGATGGAGCAGTTCTCGAACAACGTCCGCTTTATCCTCTCGTGTAACTACTCCAGTCAGATCATCGACCCGATCCAGTCGCGGTGTGCCGTCTTCCGGTTCTCGCCGCTCGCCGACGAGGCCGTCGAGGCCCAGATCCGCCAGATCGCCCAAGAGGAAGTCATCGACGTTACCGAGGACGGGATCGAGGCGCTGGTCTACGTCGCCGGCGGTGACATGCGAAAGGCGATCAACGGGCTCCAGGCCGCGTCGATGTCCGGGGATACAGTCACCGAGGAAGCGGTCTTCGAGATTACGTCGACAGCCCGGCCCGAAGACATCCGCGAGATGGTCGACCTCGCACTGGACGGCGACTTCACTGCCGCTCGATCGCGTCTCGACACCCTGTTGACCGAGGAAGGGATCGCCGGCGGCGACATCATCGACCAGCTTCACCGCACCGTCTGGGAGTTCGACCTCTCGGATGCGGCGGCGGTCCGCGTCCTCGATCGCGTCGGCGAAGCCGACTACCGGATCACCGAGGGGGCGAGCGAACGGATCCAGCTCGAGGCCCTGCTCGCTTCGCTCGCACTCGACGGTCGGGAATGA
- a CDS encoding ubiquitin-like small modifier protein 2: MEVTVELVDEATREFDVEPGTTYGELLADFDVSPHEVSVLVDGRPVPEDEAVDAEHVRVVRLIKGG; this comes from the coding sequence ATGGAGGTCACGGTGGAGCTGGTCGACGAGGCCACGCGCGAGTTCGACGTCGAGCCGGGGACGACCTACGGCGAGTTGCTCGCGGACTTCGACGTGAGTCCACACGAGGTGTCGGTGCTCGTCGACGGACGGCCGGTCCCCGAGGACGAAGCGGTAGACGCCGAACACGTGCGCGTCGTCCGGCTGATCAAGGGTGGCTGA